A part of Paramisgurnus dabryanus chromosome 15, PD_genome_1.1, whole genome shotgun sequence genomic DNA contains:
- the tgfbr2l gene encoding TGF-beta receptor type-2, translating into MMGLKGCWSLWLQASALLSFWLMEAKTFTMLKTNLCKWCDHSNPICEENVCTSNCSLTSYCTLNEEVCVAIWKKDNVSVSVKTMCYNPQHPLENIILTNYSTTECRMSPQPSDDGLLFICACIGDQECNDKLIFDKGPNGYSKVKSMEIIPIVVISLVTTLILGVVIAGISFYLYRTRQPCKQPKDWAPRRTHYQSLDPAEVCAGQANGSDYHDKMTPLSDDVSSEISSTCANNLNHNTEQLPIQLETLVGKGRFAEVWQARLSHNEGGHYETVAVKIFPAVEYTSWCNERAIFSDANLKHENVVQFLTAEERGGTSQRQYWLIMAYYSLGNLQDFLVSHVLTWAELCALAGSVARGLAHLHSDIAPCGTPKVPIAHRDLKSSNVVLKSRTECALCDFGLALRLDLSLTVDDFANSGQVGTARYMAPEVLESRVNLEDLESFKQMDVYSMALVLWEMVSRCDVIGEVKNYEPPFGSKVCEQPCIDSMRELVLRDRGRPDIPESWTTHPGMQLLCATITECWDHDPEARLTAHCVVERFNTLAQEDLQNSISTQALVLTSTEQTSSIPCLPPSTDDSAGVHPSAEDDTQISASSRQPSQM; encoded by the exons TGATGGAAGCAAAGACTTTTACCATGTTAAAAACCAACCTGTGTAAGTGGTGTGACCACTCGAATCCCATATGCGAAGAAAATGTCTGCACGAGCAACTGCAGTCTGACCTCTTACTGTACGCTGAATGAGGAAGTGTGTGTAGCCATATG GAAGAAGGACAACGTGAGTGTCAGCGTGAAGACGATGTGCTATAACCCGCAGCATCCACTGGAGAACATCATTCTGACAAATTACTCCACGACAGAGTGTCGGATGTCACCACAACCCTCAGATGATGGACTGCTTTTTATCTGCGCCTGTATCGGTGATCAGGAGTGCAACGACAAGCTCATCTTTGACAAAGGACCGAATG GATATTCAAAGGTGAAGTCCATGGAGATCATTCCAATAGTAGTCATAAGCCTTGTCACCACACTCATCCTTGGCGTCGTCATTGCCGGCATCAGCTTTTACCTCTACCGTACCCGTCAGCCCTGCAAACAACCCAAAGACTGGGCACCAAGACGCACCCACTACCAGTCCCTGGATCCAGCAGAGGTCTGCGCCGGCCAAGCGAATGGTAGCGATTACCACGACAAGATGACTCCACTCAGCGACGACGTCAGTTCTGAAATATCATCGACGTGTGCCAATAACCTAAACCACAACACAGAGCAGCTGCCCATCCAGCTGGAGACCCTGGTGGGTAAGGGGCGCTTCGCTGAAGTGTGGCAGGCACGACTCAGCCATAATGAGGGCGGACATTACGAAACCGTGGCTGTTAAGATCTTCCCGGCAGTAGAGTATACCTCATGGTGTAATGAAAGAGCTATTTTCTCTGATGCCAACTTAAAACATGAGAACGTGGTGCAGTTCTTGACGGCCGAGGAACGGGGTGGCACGTCTCAGAGGCAATATTGGCTCATCATGGCTTATTACAGCCTGGGGAACCTTCAAGACTTTCTGGTTTCTCATGTTCTCACCTGGGCCGAACTGTGCGCGCTGGCAGGCTCTGTGGCGAGAGGCCTGGCACACCTGCACAGTGACATCGCACCATGCGGCACGCCAAAGGTGCCAATCGCCCATCGAGATCTGAAGAGCAGTAACGTTGTGTTGAAGAGCCGCACCGAGTGTGCGCTCTGCGATTTCGGACTGGCTTTGCGACTCGACCTTTCACTCACCGTAGATGATTTTGCCAACAGTGGACAG GTGGGGACAGCACGCTACATGGCTCCTGAAGTCCTGGAGTCCAGGGTGAATCTTGAGGATTTGGAGTCTTTTAAACAGATGGATGTATACTCCATGGCCCTGGTGCTGTGGGAAATGGTCTCTAGGTGTGATGTCATAGGAG AAGTGAAGAATTACGAGCCACCATTTGGCTCCAAGGTGTGCGAGCAGCCGTGTATAGACAGCATGAGAGAACTGGTGTTAAGAGACAGAGGACGACCAGATATCCCAGAGAGCTGGACAACACATCCA GGCATGCAGCTTTTGTGTGCAACGATAACCGAGTGCTGGGACCACGACCCAGAAGCCCGTCTGACTGCTCATTGTGTAGTGGAGCGCTTTAATACTCTGGCACAGGAAGACCTGCAGAACTCCATCTCAACCCAAGCTCTCGTACTGACATCAACAGAGCAAACCTCATCCATCCCCTGTCTTCCTCCAAGCACGGACGACAGCGCTGGCGTCCATCCTTCTGCTGAAGATGACACGCAGATCTCCGCTTCCTCCAGGCAACCAAGTCAAATGTGA